ATTTCAGATTCGGTTAACCCGTCGATTTGTATTCTTTTTAACACGGCGACTTGTGCCCGGAAATCAGTTGAATAGACTTTTTGGGAAGAACGAGCAATTCTCGACCTACGTCAGCTGCGGTGGGGGAACTGAGTCTGACGAATTACTCCTTCTCCTCCATCATGGGTGGATGCCGCTATGAATTCCACAAGGGTCGGAAACAAATACCCAAGCATATTTTAAGGATACAGCCGGGCAATTTGCCCCGGCTGTTATGTTTATAAAGTCAGCCATTGGTTAAATCTTTTGTATGCCTCAATCCCAGCCACTTCATTGACTCCTGCGCCATACGCTGATAGCATTGAGGTGAGTGTTGTGCTCACTATTTCATTGGGATCATCTACTATCATGAGCTTGGGGGCATCTCGTGGATGGATTCGGTTCCTGAATGCGGCGATGATTCTTGGAGAGGGTATTGGGTCCAGTGAATGAATCGCATACGACGACTGTAAGGATATTTACTTCTGCCTATGGCCTGTTTTCCGGTAAGGTATTTTTGGTATTTTCTTTCCACCGCTGTATTACCGGTTTCCGCCTAAGCTTCACCTAAAGATGGAAGAAGATTCTAATAAAACTTAAACCTATGATGTTAATATTGGTTTAGCGAGAATGTGCTGAAAGAGGGATGCGATCATTGCCTATCTGATCGCTCTGTCGTGTCCGTGCAAAGAAGATTAGCCTCGAAGAAGTAGACACTTGCTGGCATTTTGGGTGAGCCGTCCTTCGGTCCGGCTTGGGCAGGCGGAGTGAAGCAGAGGATCTTTTCCCACGAACGGTTGTTACAGGAGCCACCTGCAAAAAAAAAGTTCCCTAGCAGCCCCTCACTATCGGGGCCGGGGAAAGACATCGATGAAACCTCGGCTTTCCTCGGGAGGTTTCATCAGAGCTCAGTCAGCCTCTATTGGGCGAGGTTATGAGTTAATTGACTCTTGCGACGACGGGCAAGAACCATGAGAACAAGTCCACCAATGCCGAAGAGGGCATACGTAGATGGCTCAGGGATGGGTGATGGTGCGAGTCCGGCTCCCACGATACTATTCTCATCAAGCGTCACCGCTGTCTGTGCGAAGAGTCCCCCGTTGACGGAAGCTCTCGTTTGTACGGCGATATCCGTTGCGGTCAGCAGCATTCCTTCAAAATGTGAATCGGTTCCTAACGTAGCACCTTCAGCAGTTTGCCAGAAGATATTCTGAGCTAGGGCGCCACCACTTAGGAAGATATTCGCTGCATTTCCCAGATTCAATCGGTTGTCGACTTGCATGACCCAGATCGCGTTAGCATCTCCGTCAAATGTGATGGAGTTTACAATAGATAACGCACTCTGCCATTTGTAAAGGCCAGCAGAGAGCGTCTGTCCGTTCAGATTTCCACCGAATAAATTTAGGAAATCGGGACCTGAACGCCCAGCAGCATCGGTATATGCCGTCTCCATGTCACCAATAGCGACGCCCAGCATAGTAGGTGTGGGGGGTGCATAATCGGCAGCAAATACCTGGCCTGTTACGAGTGAAGACGTCGAGAATTCACCGGAAGCATCGAGAATTAGACCGAAACCAGTAATAGCGGTTGCTGCAATAGGACTGACACCTATATCGCCAACAATCGCCGTGCCCGCCGTAGTGCTAATTCCTGCTTTAGAAAGAATAGTAAAGTCTTGCGCCGTCCCAAGGTTTACTACTGGTGTAGCCCATGCTCCTGAATTCATAATACCAATGATCGCAGCTCCAAGGATCAGTTTTTTTACGTTTTGATTTTTCATATAAGTTTGGTTCCTAGTTTGAGTTAGTAATGATTTGCAGAAGACATACACTCTCTTCTATCTGAGAAATATTGCACTATATGCTACCTAATACCTATGGGGTGTAACCCTACCAAAATGAAGTCGTTGGCGTCCGTACAGGACGAATTCGAGGAGGTTCCCCGCTCAATTTGTCTCACGGGGAAAGGTTCTGATAAATGAATTGCATACAGTAGCTGGAAAGTTATTTGCTTCTGCCTATGCGTTGTTTTCCGGCATAGTCTTTTTGGTGATTATTGGTGTTTTCTTTGCACTACTGTATCACCGGTTTCTGCATAAGTTTCACCTGAAGATTGAAGAGAATCCTAATAAGCCTTAAGCTTCTGGCGATTATATCGATTAAGAGAGAATGTGCCATAAAGAGTGATATGATCAAGCTGCAATGGCGTTTATGAAGTACACGGAGATTTGTGGGAGACGGGCTCGAAATGGTTATTGGAAGGAAGCTTTCTGACTCAGTTTGTGGATTTTAAGTGTTTTCATAGCACAAAAACTTTTCATCGATTCGTATCAAATTCTTTGATTTTATCGGGATCAATCTTTTTCACGTTTCCCGATCAGTCCGTTGTCTATCTGCTTCGTTCGGCGATTTATCTGATCGATGCCGGGCAGCACGCTGTATGATATGACATTCTCTCTGAAAGGCCACTTTTGCAGAGACTCCTGAGAGAGCCGGTGGTCTTCACTCACCGGCTGTTTTGATTTGGGAGAGTAGGTGCGGAAAACTTTCGGAGTTAAATGTCGATTATTTCGTATCACAACAACAATGCTCATTGAGCACCTTCTCCACCGCCGCCCGTGTCTCGCCTGTGCGTTTCTGGATCCGGCCGATCAATTCCTCTTCCTTGCCTTCCACGTACTCAAGGTCGTTATCCGTGAGTTTTGCCCATTTTTGTTTGACTTTTCCTTTGATGATTTTCCAGTCGCCTTTTATCTCTAGTTTATTCATGTGTGTTCCTTTTTTTGTTTGTTGATGATATGTAATGAGAATAATCGCTTTGAAACCGTTCCGTCACGAGTGGGTCTAGCCCTACCGGGACTGTTTTTTGCGAGTCACAGTCTCGGCGGGTTTCTTTTTGTCGTCTTTATACTCCTTGGTGGAGGGCCAGATCAGGCGCCAGGGTTCCCGCTTTAATGTATCGGTGAATTGTTCGGTGTTTTGAATTACCTTCGGGATATTGGATTTATTTAGGGACTTCATGAAAGTATCGACCTCGTTTACTGTATGGACTAAATCTGAATCGGCTCCGGTAAAGTTCTTGATATTCTCTAG
Above is a genomic segment from Verrucomicrobiota bacterium containing:
- a CDS encoding ice-binding family protein — its product is MKNQNVKKLILGAAIIGIMNSGAWATPVVNLGTAQDFTILSKAGISTTAGTAIVGDIGVSPIAATAITGFGLILDASGEFSTSSLVTGQVFAADYAPPTPTMLGVAIGDMETAYTDAAGRSGPDFLNLFGGNLNGQTLSAGLYKWQSALSIVNSITFDGDANAIWVMQVDNRLNLGNAANIFLSGGALAQNIFWQTAEGATLGTDSHFEGMLLTATDIAVQTRASVNGGLFAQTAVTLDENSIVGAGLAPSPIPEPSTYALFGIGGLVLMVLARRRKSQLTHNLAQ
- a CDS encoding CsbD family protein — its product is MNKLEIKGDWKIIKGKVKQKWAKLTDNDLEYVEGKEEELIGRIQKRTGETRAAVEKVLNEHCCCDTK